In Zobellia roscoffensis, the following are encoded in one genomic region:
- a CDS encoding nickel-binding protein, with amino-acid sequence MPLFMDIHKVDSDDFTVKDVIQAHLHDLAVQERFGVIQRKYWVNEENKMVFCLMEGPNKEACHKTHAESHGMTACNIIEVSDDEYNIFMAQGSTQKEDLAYTANGDLDTGFRTIMLISTSDFSGNYRHYIKETRSLIDKFHGKIVRQPNEDETMASFLLASDAIIAAMAIANLLQTIPVNFEYRLALVSGSPVDEKGVDLFEETKKKVRTLCWVGLSKVVYMDAITEVLSHKESNTPKINHAHVKIVNATDFLFCEKLSLILNNELNDPNFKGDVLSHQLHLSKAQTYRKIKSLTGMSPNTMIRELRLRKSLRALKCNDQTVAEIAYDLGFNSPTYFTRVFRNRYDVLPTSFARLNAV; translated from the coding sequence ATGCCATTATTTATGGACATACACAAGGTAGATTCCGATGACTTCACTGTCAAAGACGTTATTCAGGCCCATTTACATGATCTTGCTGTACAAGAGCGTTTCGGAGTTATTCAACGTAAGTATTGGGTGAACGAAGAGAACAAAATGGTGTTTTGCCTAATGGAAGGCCCAAATAAAGAAGCCTGTCACAAAACGCACGCGGAATCACATGGTATGACCGCCTGTAATATCATTGAAGTTTCTGATGATGAGTACAATATTTTTATGGCACAGGGAAGCACCCAAAAGGAAGATTTAGCCTATACTGCGAATGGTGACCTTGATACGGGTTTCAGAACAATAATGCTAATAAGTACATCGGACTTTTCAGGAAATTACCGGCATTATATAAAGGAGACAAGAAGTTTGATTGATAAATTTCATGGAAAAATAGTGCGCCAGCCTAATGAAGATGAGACCATGGCATCTTTTCTGTTAGCTTCCGATGCCATTATAGCGGCAATGGCTATTGCTAATTTACTACAGACCATTCCGGTTAATTTTGAATACCGATTGGCCCTAGTCAGTGGTAGTCCTGTTGATGAAAAAGGAGTAGACCTATTTGAGGAAACCAAAAAAAAGGTACGCACTCTTTGTTGGGTAGGATTGAGCAAAGTAGTCTATATGGATGCCATTACAGAGGTGCTTTCCCATAAAGAATCGAACACACCCAAGATAAATCACGCTCATGTGAAAATTGTAAACGCGACCGATTTTTTGTTCTGTGAAAAACTGTCCTTAATTTTAAATAATGAATTGAATGACCCCAATTTCAAAGGCGACGTACTTAGTCATCAATTACACCTAAGCAAGGCGCAGACGTATAGAAAAATAAAATCGCTTACTGGTATGTCGCCTAATACGATGATACGAGAACTGCGGCTCCGAAAATCACTCAGGGCTTTAAAGTGCAATGACCAAACCGTAGCCGAAATTGCATATGATTTGGGTTTTAATAGTCCCACATATTTTACAAGGGTCTTTAGAAACCGGTATGATGTGCTTCCCACATCTTTTGCCAGATTAAATGCCGTCTAA